From a single Aquipuribacter nitratireducens genomic region:
- a CDS encoding ClpP family protease — MSDDSPDPGLVLDRALQQTLFERRTLVLDGPLEQRTSARLCQALLLLAAEDPEEDIRLLISSPGGSVPGMLAIRDCMRAVPNDVVTVNLGMAYSAGQFLLSAGTRGRRLTLPHAKVLLHQGSAGIGGTAMDIAIQADDLRHTRDTVLGLIAEDTGRPVEQVERDSQRDRWFTAEQALEYGFVDAVVASADDVLPGRRRRLGLTGTGGRS, encoded by the coding sequence ATGAGCGACGACTCCCCCGACCCCGGCCTCGTTCTCGACCGCGCCCTCCAGCAGACCCTCTTCGAGCGCCGCACCCTCGTCCTCGACGGGCCCCTCGAGCAGCGCACCAGCGCGCGGCTCTGCCAGGCGCTGCTCCTGCTCGCCGCCGAGGATCCGGAGGAGGACATCCGCCTGCTCATCAGCTCCCCGGGCGGCTCCGTGCCCGGCATGCTCGCGATCCGCGACTGCATGCGGGCCGTGCCCAACGATGTCGTCACCGTCAACCTCGGCATGGCGTACAGCGCCGGGCAGTTCCTGCTGTCGGCCGGCACGCGCGGGCGGCGGCTCACACTCCCCCACGCGAAGGTGCTGCTGCACCAGGGCTCGGCCGGCATCGGCGGGACGGCGATGGACATCGCGATCCAGGCCGACGACCTGCGCCACACCCGCGACACCGTCCTCGGCCTCATCGCCGAGGACACCGGCCGCCCCGTCGAGCAGGTCGAACGTGACTCCCAGCGCGACCGCTGGTTCACCGCCGAGCAGGCCCTCGAGTACGGCTTCGTCGACGCGGTCGTCGCGTCGGCGGACGACGTGCTGCCCGGCCGTCGTCGACGGCTCGGCCTCACCGGGACGGGCGGCCGGTCGTGA
- a CDS encoding SulP family inorganic anion transporter — protein sequence MTDARSGRPRGPLFPGLVAARSYRRSWLRADVLAGVTVAAYLIPQVMAYASGVAGLPAVVGLWAIMGPLAVYALLGSSRQLSVGPESTTALMTAVAVAPLALGDTGRYAALAALLALAVGVLCLAAFVARLGFLADLLSKPVLTGYLAGIAVVMILGQLGTLTGVPVDGDTVVAQVTSFVSGLDQTVTATLVLGLAVLVLLLAAQRVFPRAPGPLMAVLAATAVSVAFDLESAGLAVVGDIPAGFPTLGTPDVAWSDVRHVLLAAVGVTIVAYSDNVLTGRAFGSRNGYRIDPNQELLALGAANLSAGVSQGFPVSSSGSRTAIGDALGSRTQLYSLVALASVVVVLLFLRPVLAQFPTAALAAIVVYAALRLVDVHEFRRLAAFRRSELVLALATTAGVLVFDILYGVLVAVGLSVLDLLRRVARPHDGILGYVPGLAGMHDIDDYPTAVQVPGLVVYRYDSQLFFANAEDFRRRALDAVDAAEGPVEWFVLNAEANVEVDITSVDALDELVAELKARGVHFAMARVKQDLRRYLTSSGFVDRIGPDRIFSTLPTAVQAYLRWYETEHGRPLPDVSGLSPTVNPVLPPRAPADAPPPDVPDVSDHDAGMT from the coding sequence GTGACTGATGCCCGGTCGGGCCGGCCCCGGGGACCGCTGTTCCCCGGCCTCGTCGCTGCGCGCTCCTACCGTCGCTCCTGGCTGCGGGCCGACGTGCTCGCGGGTGTCACCGTCGCCGCGTACCTCATCCCGCAGGTCATGGCGTACGCGAGCGGCGTCGCCGGCCTGCCGGCCGTCGTCGGGCTGTGGGCGATCATGGGGCCGCTCGCGGTGTACGCGCTCCTCGGCTCGTCGCGGCAGCTGTCCGTGGGGCCCGAGTCCACGACGGCCCTCATGACGGCCGTGGCGGTCGCCCCGCTCGCGCTCGGCGACACCGGACGCTACGCCGCCCTCGCCGCGCTGCTCGCACTGGCCGTCGGGGTGCTGTGCCTCGCGGCGTTCGTCGCGCGACTGGGCTTCCTCGCCGACCTGCTCAGCAAGCCCGTGCTCACCGGGTACCTCGCCGGGATCGCCGTCGTCATGATCCTGGGACAGCTCGGCACCCTCACCGGTGTCCCCGTCGACGGTGACACCGTCGTCGCGCAGGTGACGTCGTTCGTGTCGGGCCTCGACCAGACCGTCACCGCGACGCTGGTCCTCGGCCTGGCGGTCCTCGTGCTCCTCCTCGCCGCGCAGCGCGTGTTCCCGCGCGCTCCCGGCCCGTTGATGGCGGTGCTGGCGGCGACGGCCGTCTCGGTCGCGTTCGATCTCGAGTCCGCCGGCCTCGCCGTGGTCGGTGACATCCCCGCGGGCTTCCCGACGCTCGGCACGCCCGACGTCGCGTGGTCGGACGTCCGTCACGTCCTGCTCGCCGCGGTCGGGGTGACGATCGTCGCGTACTCCGACAACGTCCTCACCGGCCGCGCGTTCGGCAGCCGGAACGGCTACCGCATCGACCCCAACCAGGAGCTGCTCGCCCTCGGTGCCGCCAACCTGTCCGCGGGGGTGTCGCAGGGCTTCCCCGTGAGCAGCAGCGGCAGCCGGACCGCGATCGGCGACGCCCTCGGCAGCCGCACCCAGCTGTACTCGCTCGTCGCGCTCGCGAGCGTCGTCGTCGTCCTGCTGTTCCTCCGGCCGGTGCTCGCGCAGTTCCCCACCGCGGCGCTCGCCGCGATCGTCGTGTACGCGGCGCTGCGCCTCGTCGACGTGCACGAGTTCCGACGGCTCGCGGCGTTCCGGCGCAGCGAGCTCGTCCTCGCTCTCGCCACCACCGCGGGCGTCCTCGTCTTCGACATCCTCTACGGCGTCCTCGTCGCCGTCGGCCTGTCGGTCCTCGACCTGCTGCGCCGGGTCGCCCGCCCCCACGACGGCATCCTCGGCTACGTGCCAGGTCTCGCCGGCATGCACGACATCGACGACTACCCGACGGCGGTGCAGGTGCCGGGCCTCGTCGTGTACCGGTACGACTCCCAGCTGTTCTTCGCCAACGCCGAGGACTTCCGAAGACGCGCCCTCGACGCCGTCGACGCCGCCGAGGGCCCCGTCGAGTGGTTCGTCCTCAACGCCGAGGCGAACGTCGAGGTCGACATCACGTCGGTGGACGCGCTCGACGAGCTCGTCGCGGAGCTCAAGGCCCGCGGCGTCCACTTCGCGATGGCGCGCGTCAAGCAGGACCTGCGGCGGTACCTCACGTCGTCGGGCTTCGTCGACCGGATCGGCCCCGACCGGATCTTCTCGACGCTCCCTACGGCCGTCCAGGCGTACCTGCGCTGGTACGAGACGGAGCACGGACGCCCGTTGCCGGACGTCAGCGGGCTCAGCCCCACCGTCAACCCCGTCCTGCCTCCGCGGGCCCCGGCCGACGCGCCTCCGCCCGACGTCCCGGACGTGAGCGACCACGACGCCGGGATGACGTGA